ATAAAGAACTTGGTACTTTCCAAGTAAATTCAAAAAATCAAGTCATTTCGTTCAAAGATAATCCGGAGATGAGAGTAGTACGTCTCTTTTTCCTTCTCATCGTACTTCCAATTGCTTCATTTGTTCCACATTGTGGACTAGCATATATCGGAGTACTTTTCCTTGAACAATATCAAAACATTATTTTCAGGTGCAAAATTCAGAGATTTCTCAAGATAAGTATGTCAGTATGGATATCTATGTTGTTAACAAAGATGCCATGGTAAAGCTTCTTACAGAGTATCACCCCATGGCCAATGACTTCAGAAAAGAAGTTGTACCAGGTGCAATTTCCTTAGGAATGAATGTAAGAGTCGTGTATTTCCATATCCGATCAACTTGTTGCTCTACGTTGCCATTCCTAAGatgtttttcaaaattttgaacataaaatatctccttcggatattcaGCATTTTGTATCTACTCTTAATTGAACCGCTCTTTGGAACAAACAGGTATATGCACACAAATTCAGTGGCTACTGGGAGGACATGAGAAGCATTGAAGCTTATTACCAAGCAAATATGGAAAGCATAAAAAACACAAAGAAGGCTTATAGGTCAGTATATATCTCCGAAAACCAATAAGTCTCAAGAGTAAATCCCTTAAATATCACCTAACGGGACTTTCATTTTCGTTAGCAGCTTGTATGACAAAGACTCTCTCCTGTACACTTTGCCTCGACACCTGCCTCCAACTCAGATAACTGATGCTGCTATAACAGACTCTGTGATAGGAGATGGATGCTTTCTCAATGTATAAAAGTGATCAATTGTCCTTGAAATTTAGATAAaagtttatataatttttctcaaGAATTTGGTCTCACAAACATCTTTCTTCCATACTTTTGTGTTTTCCGAGTGCAGAGATGCAAGATCAGAGGTACTGTGGTTGGCATGAGGACTAGAGTAGGAGATGGAGCTATAATTGAGGATTCAGTAATAATGGGATGTGATACTTACCAAGTAAGACACATGAATACATTTCATTTGGTATTCATGGATGGTCACATAGAGGAAATGGAGACTATATGAATCCAGTTCATATTCAAGTAAAATCTTTTGAAAGATCCCTCATATTTCTACGTTTGATTCTTATCGATCATGGTAATAATACGGAACATTAAGTTTCAAGGGGAAGGATATTTAACTTGGTGAAAATATGCAGAATGGTCGCGCAGAGGAGGATATGCACATTCCTATTGGAATTGGAGAAGGCTCACAGATAAAGAAAGCTATAATTGATAAGAATGTGAGAATTGGCAAAAATGTTAAGGTACTTTGAAAGAATTCCTATCAAGCTCAAAATCTTCTTTAAACATGTATAGATACTAGTAAGGATAAGGTGTTTGAATGCGcgaaaatatcaacaacaacaaaaaaaaatgtacaGAATATTGTGATCATGTTCTTGATGAAACTGTATTCATACTTTAGTTATCTTTCAAGCAGATTTTGAACAAGGATAATGTCCAGGAGTGCAATAATGAAGCAAATGGTCACATTATTACTGGAGGCATAGTAGTAATACTGAAAGGTGCCATTATTCCAGATGGGAGCATTCTGTGACAGATCACATCACTCTTTCAATGATTTGGTAGGAAGACATAGCTGCTGGGAGTCGAATTGTACACtgagaaattattattttagttcACTTTGGTTGATAGTTCAGATTTAGATCATAATCATTTTGTGATGACTTGAATTCAAGGGGAATAAAGTTTCCAAAATCTGGaatctttttaataaaaaaatgccAGCTTTGTTCTTTATAAAAAAGCACCAGTAAAGCTTGCCTTCACACTCTATGGAAGAAAGGCAAGATTAATGAACTTCTTTTTAgggaaaagaaaggaagaaaataaaaaaattattaaaaagataCTGAAATAGCACTTAATATAAGAAAGAATATACTTAGGGTTCCAATGGGAATAGGTATATTGATAGTTTGGGAAATGCAAAACTCTCAAGTACAATGCTCTGAAAAGGAGTAAAGGAAAATGTGCATGTTTATGTATTCCCAGCAAGCTAAGATATTAAAAAGTAAGAAATCCTCTATATGAATACAATTATAGAAGGTGTAGAACATAAAAAACTAAATCAGCTCCTCTATTCTGACATTTCACATTTGATTTCATAAGACTACCAACATCATCTATCCAGATTCTCCTCAACATTTGCTATCAGATATCGCATTTGATGTTAGGACTACCAATCATCTACTAAGCCTAAACATTCTGCAGGCAACAGACAAAAGGCATGCTAAATTCCAATGCCAGGTTATTTTACCTCTAGACATGGTATATCATGCCAACTTCAATAAGACTAATCTGAGGAATGTTAAGCACCACGGAAGGACCCCTACAGTTCTTGCGCAGAAATGAATACCCAATGTCAATAGCAAACTTCTTTAAGAAAGAGGACGATCTCCTAGCTTTCACGTAGGAGTGCCCCATTATATATGCAACCCCTGCCTCCTTTGCTCGAATTAAATCTTCAAGCTCATCCTTAACAGCTGGATCCATGCCAGGGTTTTCTGGCAATTGAAACCTCACTCGCCGCCTCCTTATTTGTGGGTTCTCATCAGCATAAGCAGATCTTAGACTCTGGAGAGTCAGAGACTTGCTGCTTTGAATGGAGTCCCTCATTCCAAAATCCTCTGAGACAATTAGTGTTGGAGTCGACTGTATGCTTTTTTTGCTTATAACTGCCATCCTCCCATCAAGTGATGGAGTCTCAGAGCTTGATAACTGTGGTTCCACAGCTTCCATTTGGATAAACTCTGCTATACTTTGGATGAGAAGGTCCTCGAAGTCCCCATCATCTCTCTGTATGTCCTTGTAGCCATACCTAACAATGCAACGATACATGCGATACGGTCTTGGACAAATGCGACCAATGAGGAAGCGTTCCTCAGGTGAGACATAGGGTACTGGAACAGATTTGACGCATAAAAACACCAACACACTGTGAAATGCAGGGAGATTCGTGAGGAAGTGAGAGAAGATAGCTGGGACCCCTGTTGCCAATTCTGAGTATACGAGGCCTACCCCTGGGACGCGCACAATACCAAGGCTGGGGCCCATCCCAAGGAGCCATTTTAACGGAACTTTGTTCTGCAGATCAAATTTGTACTTCTTGCGAGTTCCATATTGCCAGACAAACATGACTGCTAGGAAAACAAAAGCCAGCACTAGGGAGACCCAGCCTCCCTCTGGAACTTTAGTGAATGCGGAAGACAGGTACACACCTTCAATGAACCAGAAGAACAGGAGAAAGCAAGTGGCAAGAACTATGTTTCTTTGCCACACAAAAATCATGACCAGTGTGGTGAGAAACGTTGTGATAAACATACTAGTCATGCAAGCTAGGcctgaaagaaaaaagaattcaTATGAGAAAACAACCAAGAATTATAATTAGGCTAGATTAAAATAAAGATTCAAGTGTGGACATAATTTTTTTGTAGTATCTGCAACAATATTAATAGTAAATCAGTGTCATGATAACAGAATTCACAATGACCACATGGTACTTGGCACAAGGGAATACTCTTTGTACTGTGTTTGAAAAAAGAAAGCAGATTCCTTTCTGCAGGTTATGCAATTAGAGATCCCTTCTTGTtcactttttcttgttttagtTTATATTCTATCTTTTCAGATGAGACTCCTTTCATCCCAGGAGGCTTATAAATCCTCCATCACGAGGTTCGCATAGAAGAGTACATTACTAGAGCTACACATCACATTAGAGGAACACAATCATATAAAGCAATTAGGTTCCATAGAAAATTTTGCAAACAGAACTAAATTGGGATTTGTCACCAATCTGTAGTCTTAACAAAACTAACTTACAGGTGATAGATAACAACCACCTGCACCTCAAACTCAAATAGTTGGGTTGGTAATTGAATTTTACGTCTTCATCCCCTCTAATAATTACCTTACAGTTGacaaatcaatcaatcaactatgACTCAATCTCAAACTAGTAGAATTCTGCTATGCCCAAAATATTCGTCCTGATTAGACCATATTTTTTGTTGGCTATCAAACTATCACAACCTTCCTCCTTTATATAGACTATGGAACTGGCTGTGTTCTGGGAAGCTCACATAGGTGAAGTTTATAATGGTAGATGCACAGAAGAAAAAGTTCAGTTGCTTTTTTAGGCAGCATGATTGAAATAGTTGGGAAGAAGACAACATGGTGGAGATTGTAACTCTGCTTTATATTGAaattaaatgttttttttttcaaacaagaaacaaaaattATATAGTCAAAAGGAGCATCAAATTTACAAAAGAGCTCTTCAACACACTGTTGGGCTTACCATATGCATTTCCCATTAAAATTGTGTCCTGGAACCCAACAGCCACGGAAAGTGTAAGAATCATAAGGATCCAATTTATTTCTGCAATATAGATTTGCCCTTTAACATGC
The genomic region above belongs to Solanum dulcamara chromosome 5, daSolDulc1.2, whole genome shotgun sequence and contains:
- the LOC129890409 gene encoding inactive glucose-1-phosphate adenylyltransferase small subunit 2, chloroplastic-like, which produces SFMSLPTKLNLKIKSPHEYGYKPTSRLIPSSIPSKLNLPYTHHSDCPNILCPPADQNVAAIVFGDGSNSRLYPLTKRRSEAALPIAGNYRLIDAVVSNCINSNIKKIYALTQFNSASLNSHLSRAYSGSRIGNEAFVDVIAAYQSPEGKGWFQGTADAIRRCLWVLEEYPIVNFLVLPGYHLYKMDFQELLKVHCNNRADITVAVLSSRRDKDKELGTFQVNSKNQVISFKDNPEMRVQNSEISQDKYVSMDIYVVNKDAMVKLLTEYHPMANDFRKEVVPGAISLGMNVYAHKFSGYWEDMRSIEAYYQANMESIKNTKKAYSLYDKDSLLYTLPRHLPPTQITDAAITDSVIGDGCFLNRCKIRGTVVGMRTRVGDGAIIEDSVIMGCDTYQNGRAEEDMHIPIGIGEGSQIKKAIIDKNVRIGKNVKILNKDNVQECNNEANGHIITGGIVVILKGAIIPDGSIL